The Odontesthes bonariensis isolate fOdoBon6 chromosome 19, fOdoBon6.hap1, whole genome shotgun sequence genome includes the window TTAAAAACTGACTCACCCAGAGTCCACATGAAGAGGTAAAccttcatcaccaccatcatcaaagCCTGCTCTCCTCTTCTCCTGCAAACACCAGCCGTCTGCCTCCTTTAAAAAGTGTACAGTGCACGGGGAACAGTGTTCAGAGTGCTTTCTGAGTAGATGACACGACAGGAACTAACTAACCACAGTGTGAATGCATCATGCGCTGTCTTAGCTGATATTATTGCTCTCTCTCAGGTTGGCCACTTCTGTCTCAGCTGTAAAATAATTTCTAACTGTTTAAAGGTGTCATGCATGCAATCAGGACAAAATCCAGCGGTTTTCTGCGCCACCAGTTTATCAAAGTAGATCGAAACAGGAGAAAAGTGTCCAGGAATTTTGCACCAGCTGGTGGCAGCACTCACTCACTTCTTGGCTACAACAGAAAGGGAATACACACAGGAAGACACGGCACACGGGGTTTGATGTATAATTTCACGATGAAAGTCACTCACTTAGTTTCATCATATAAACTTCACATTGTCTGGTTCCAAATGCCCCAAAAATAGGAATACGATATTTCCATCGTTGTTTCTCCCACATGATTGAGAGAGAAGACTGAGGTTTGGCGTATTTAATTGTTAATCTGTAACTTTACCACTAGATATCACTCAGTTCTACAGAATTTTCCTTTAACATGCAACTTAAAACTGCAATACAGGATTCCTGAGTTATTACCAAAATTGTTTTTGCTAAAATCACAAAGTTTTTGACTGATAGCCACTAAATTCCTGTCGGTATGCCTTTGTATCCGTGCGAACGTTCGtggcatttttgttttttaaagagttTGCTTCGGGGCATTCGACAAAACACCCTGCTCGTTAAAACAGAGATGAATGAACAGCTCGATGACACAAGCCTCTGGCATCAGCTGTCACAAACCCTGTGGCATTCATAGGTGTTGACCACAGTAAGTTGAGTTCTCTCCTGCCAGTCTGAGGTAGTTTTCACACACGCACTTGACGTGAGAATGCTTACGTCCACGTTTGGTCTTGATATTTTGCATTAACAGCCAGCTACCCAGTAAAAGTCCAGAAAACGAGTCCGtgaaacaatgtgaaaatggCAGCTAATCCTCCACAGAATTCACAGCAAGTGCATGTGAGCTGCCGCTTCGTACCCTTTTCTGCTGGCCCGAATTTAGATGGAAATATTACATATACATCCGAATGCATTAGTTTTTATTATGGCTAGTTCAGGAAAAACAATCCACCATCCTCCGCGAGCTGCAAACAAAACACCACTTTCCCGTGTGCTCCATGCAGATGCCGCTTCAGAGTGTTTCTAGTTGTGCGAACACATCTTAGGCGGGGAATCTGCCTCTGTGAAGTGCAAAGTGTGAAGTCTGGAGAGATTCCGAGCCTTACTCGCCCCACTTTTTGCTCATTTGTGAGACATGGCTCACAACAAAAGACAACGTATCTTTGAAACTAGAATTTAAAACTCCATTTAATGGAAGAAAGACACTTGGAAAGAAAATTTGCTTTGTGGTTTTACACACATTTTCAGTGTTTCGCCTTCATAGACAGTattcatatatatctatatgacGGAATGAATTGCTGCACCAAAACAGACTAAAGTTACATAAATATAGCTCAAGATGCTGGTGGCTAACTTGCCAAAAGTCAGGCAGTTGTTTGCAGCATTGTTAGTTAATCTGACATCTTTTAGGTCTATTTAATGTAAAGTCACTTCAGTGTGTTTAAGGTAAGTTGTATTTTTAAGTTGTTTCTGCATTGAGTGTCCCATCCTAAGAAGgaagttgatttaaaaatggcagcTGCATACGTCCCCCCCAGCAATTTGAACCAAATGTCAAACATTTTTACAAGAAATCGGTGCAAAGATTCAAGAAAGCAGAGAACTATTTGCACACACCCCACAAATATATGGATAACTTCATGTTAACTTTAAAATAATCtcctttaaaacattttcataaaTATAAGTCATAATCAAAGGGGGAAACATCAACAATTTCAAGTGCAGTCAGGCATATGTACATCATGTGCatacaaattctttttttttattgtaatatCCTCTGAAACTAGTCCTACCAATTGCATTAAACCTCAGTGAGATTATTTGTGCTCCACATTTTGGGCTTGGACTTTCAGTCCAACAAATCCTCGGCCACATCACAGGCAGATATTCGCAGCCAGACCAGGAGTTTGCGCTCGTATCATTCCTCTGAACAACAGTCCGGCGCAATGCTGTGCTCCTGGGCGGTGGCTGCCAGCTCCTTCAGGAACTCGGCGAACAGGACAATGGCGAACACTCGGCTCTTGGCCGGAGGAGGAATTGTAGGGCAGGGCGGCAAGACACTGAgaggaggcagaggcagagcGTTCTTCATGGAACCATTGGGAAGAGATGGGTCTAAGATGAAGTCCCCACCCTGAGACTGGAGGCACTCTGAGAGAAACAGAAGCAAATCAGTCAAGTCTGAAATCCTTTTAGAATGTATGTGCCCTTCTGCCTTTTGATGCGGTCAGACGACACTTCCTACAAGCTGTCTTTAGCTTTGCATAAAGAGTGGATTCAGGTGATCCTGGCTGCGTCTAAACCTATTAAAATCTTCCTATCAACTCCGGTAATCACCTCAGGTTCACACTATACATCTAATTTAATCCATATGAATTGAAAGTGTACAAATTCCAGGACAGTTAAGCAATTTTTCCGTAACTTCACATTTCACAGAGCAATATAAAATGAGAGTTGCAGGTATCTTCATGTTAGCCGCGTGATTATACAACCTGTCGATGTGCACATTTATTAACCTCTAAATTTGGCATCTTGGTCTTTAGCCAACAAGAACCTCCAGGCCTGAGTGACCAGGGTGGGATAGTCCGGTCTGTCTGCCACGTAACGCTCAATCTGAGCATGCACCGACACCAACACCTACGAATACGCACAAGAATAGAAACAGTCACAACATTATCGTACGGAAACCCCAAACTAtgggaaagaaacaaaaattaGGGATGTTTGAGCTGTGTGTGGGCATTACCTGGTATAGTGTTCGTACGCTGGGCTGGTTGTGTGAGTCTGTGCTCAGCAGGAAGGACCTCAGGAGAGGCTGTGGGTACGACGCCAGCTGAGCCAGGATGCCCGTCACCAGGAGGTTGACAGCGATGGTGTTTTCCAGAAGGTTTTCCAGCCGGGATAACAGGACGCTGATGAAAGGTCCTAGAGCACCATGGGAAAACACAGGGGAAAGAAGTGGTGTTTGGATTTCTATTTATAAGATGTGAATGTGTTAAGGGGGAAGTAAATGATGAAAAGAAACCTGATATGCTCCCTTGAGGGAGTTTTAGCCTATTTCAGAAAAGACTTGATGCACATTAGGGGGACTGGAGACAGCTTTGGGAGTCGAGTCCTGCCTTACAAATGTTAAAATTCTGTGACTCGCCAGCTGATAAACAACAATAAACCCGTCAAAACCAGAGTTTTATGTACGAAATCAAAACATTTAATGGATAATCCAAAGTCTGAGTAAAGGTGAGGACAATAAAACACACAGATGTGTATGAGTTGGCGTCTCCGTTTTATGGAACAGTAGCGAATAAAAGGATTCTTGAAAGACACTATCAACGCTGTGCAAACAGCTAACAAGTAAACACGCTTTACTCCTTTTTTCCACAAATGAGATGTATGCCATCCCATGTGGTTATACTCCGTGATCACTGTCATTGTCTTCCTTCTCCTCCCACTGTGTACCAGCTTCTACCGTCACTTCGGGGTAAAAGCTCGGGACGGGAACTGTCGGTAGTGTTTACCTAGGACAAAGAAAAGTCCTAAAAAAGAAGCTGAAGTGATGGTGGAGGAATAAGCAAGATTTGGTTTGGGACCATTTTAGCTCCAATTATTATTAAGATTAAGCACCAAATCTACTTgattaggaaaaaaaagatacattgcATAGCATTGGCTTAGAACCAACCTTTTCACAACTGGGATGAAAACTGATGCTAAAAGATGCCCTGCGTATTTATTTCATCAAAGGGTGTCCTGACATGTCATGGGCTGGGAGTGAAAtgaatttcttttctttctctttgatgGTGGTTCTGGTTAAGTAAAACCCACCCTTACACAACAACAAAGCTGCTAAATTACTTTAGCATTTCATTCCCTCCGGACAAACACTGACCTGTAAATGGAACTCCATATTTCCCGCAGCTCTTCCTCTcctgctcctcttcttcctcttccataGCCTCCGTCTCTTCTTCATCTCCTGCGTCATCCCACGAGAAGCTAAAACCAGTGCCATTGCCgagctcctccttctcctcctcaagTTTTCGCCTCAGCTCTCGAACGCGGCTCCTGAAAGCGCCGATGTCGTCCGTGATGTCGTCGGGCTCTGGCTCCACCCCTAAAGAGAGCATGAGCTCGTAGTATTGAGACAGAAAGTCGTTCTTCTTGGTGACTTTCTTATCAGGCAGAGTTGGACGCTTGGCATTTGTTGAAGACAGACAAAGTTCATGTGGCTCGGGTTCATAGTGGCCATTGGGTAAAGACTTTGTCTCTAAACATGGCGTGGGTTGTGTGCTGTGATGTGTATGCTGCTGATGTGTTGTGTGCATGTGACCGACACATGCTGTGATGTCATTCAGATTGAAGTTTTGCTTTAAAGGCTCAATGTCTTCGTCAACGTCGTCAAATTTGTCGATGATGTCATCCTTTGCATGAAAACCGTTGGTGAAGAGATGTGGCTCTCCTTGTCTGACAGTCCTCTTCATGTCatcttctccttcctcctttGTCTTTCCCAGCTCCTTCCCACAACCCTCACTCTTCCTCCTCAGCATTTTGTTATAGTCTTCACTCCTCCTtctttcctctctccctccatccTCGCTTCTCCTCCGTGACGACATGATGCTGTTAACGGTTTCTATCACTGTCCTCCCTGTTGTTGTCAACATTGTTGACATTGTCGATGTCACTGCCATTGACACTTGCTGCCCTTTTGAGAAGCTTCCATGGGATCGTCGATTTGCTGCCTTGATGCGCTCCAAAATGGCTACCTTCGTGTCCTTCTTGGCAACTAAATCGTAGACGAGGACGTCGTCCTGAAACTCTGATTCCTCTACGTACGAGCCGCGCACTAGCTTGGTAGCGCTCCGTCGCATTTCCTGGATGTGCCGAGGAAGTAGTGGCTGAGGTGCCGGCGAAAAACTGCATCTGTCAGCCTCCGCAGCGAAACTGCCATTTGCTAAAGCCGCATTTAATGCCACGGACAAAGAGACATCTTCGTCTGCAAATATGTCGTCCCACTCCAGCTCCAGGGCTGAGCTGCCTCGTCCTGTCTGGTTGCTTATGGAGACGGTATCTGAGGAGGGTGTTGGGGAGAGGGCTGAGGGGGGAGGAGTGATAGCCAGAGAGCAGATGGAGTTGCTCTTGACTCGTTGTATGagctcctcctcatcctcgATGTCGTCTCCTGGTGTGTCCGAACGGTACTCTTGGGGAGGAGGGTCGATGCCGTCGTATGGGGCCGACCAAAACCGACAAGCCCTGCAGACAAAACCAAAAACCTTCAGAGCTGTAGATGGTGGATGCATAAAGCATTCTTTTCTCACCGTCTTTCTGATGTCGGTGTAGGTTCTCAGTCATCTAGGTCATCTAGGACCTGAGCCCTCTCCCCAACACCATCCTCCTTAGATAACCTCTCCATCCCAACAATCTGATACAAAACACCTGGAGATCTTACAACACAGCCAACTGTGCTTGGTGCAGTAGACTCCAGTTGACTGTAGTTCCTGGTATCAGACTTTTCTAAAAAAGAAATTTCCTTAAATAAACTTTTTGAATTTATTTAAGGATCCTTCAAGGTGTTGTATCAGTATTTATCTTTGGTTTTCACTTCCTTAAAAGAGGTTTGCGTGTAAGATTTGAGCTGAATAGGCTTGTTTTAAACTACCTCGACAGTGCTCAAGGTAGAATTCCTGACACGGCGCTGACCTTTCAAATCAGTTATTGTGGTGAGTGAGTCAAAGCTTAAATACTATATCAAAGAGATGTGCTGCTGATTTTGGAGAGAGGATGTGCTTATCTATCTGCCTCTGCGGTAAAGAAGCTTATTTTTTCATTCACAATATTAATCACAATATCTTCAAGTTTATATTTAACTGTCAGTGCAAGACCGCCAGCTTTCCAGTAGATGACACTTCAAAACCATTATTTCTTTTGAGAATTTTAGTCTGCAAAACCATTATTGGTCAAATGATGTACAGGAGTCACAGCGTAATGTACGTCTCTATAAGTAACTCTCTCTTCTGTAAATCTCCCTTCCTTATGCAAAAATAATCTTCCAAAAACCATGAAAAAGCAGCTTTTCAGTATAAACACATTAATCAAGGTCAGCCAGAGTAGTTTTGATGTTTTCAAGGACCAGACACACTAACCTGTGTGAGGTGGAGATAGCCTGGCGAGCATCCCAGAGGTACTGAAGGTAGTTAACGTCCATCAGAAAATCTGAACCACGACAGTAACCAACACTGTCTGACACTGAAAGATCTGACAAAAACATACAGAAAGTCAAGTTAGGCTGTAATTTTCTTTGAAAGTTTCCCCTCATGTTGCGTGCGTATTGGTTGCACTGACCTGCTGCTTTGGGCAGGTGGATATGTTCTGAGTGCGTGTTTGTGTTTTGAAAGTACACTGGGCACCAGGAGGGCATGAGGAGCAGGAAGGAAGTGGTGCTGGAGGAGTAGCAGTCCCTCAGATTTAAGGAGCAGCGCTGCGTCCGGCTCAGGTGGCTGCAGGGAATCAGATATCTGAGGAGACAAGAACCACCCAGCTCAGTCCCAGCATATGATTGCTCACTACCGCCCCCCTGTGGccttttttcctcccttttttgttctgcacaccatgctgagataggCCAAGtttttaggttaaaaaaaaatttgagaaCTGTTCCACCCGACCATTTTgcaagattacaagaaagtctggcttcGTGGAAGAAAAATATACAGAAATGAGATGTGGATCGGGATTTTTGCTCAATACTGTCAGAAAGTGTTTTATTGGTGAGGTTACATCTTGAGACCTCAACCGCACTGGACCTTCGGTTAAGAGCAAGACACAGCTGCCTGCGCATATGACTTGTTATTTTCAAAAGATTATTGTCAGGATTTAGAGTCTTTTATTTAATAGTCAGAAAGACAGGAAATGTGGGCTTATAGGGAGATGATGTGCAGTAAAAGGCTCCAGGTCACGGGCCTGCTGTGATGGGGGCGTTCAGCCTCTGCACGTGGGCCTCTCCCTCAACCAGCTGAGGGACCCGACACCTTGATAACGTGTTGTAAAAGCATTTGATTCACATTCTAAGGAAAAAGATCCAGAATGAAAAACTTTACTCACGCCGCTATGTACCAAGTGTGAGTAATTCCTCGTGAACCCATCTTATAAGTGAAATAAAAGTACATCTTCGGCACAGTGAGTCTGAGGGACTGACCTGAAGACCAGCTGCAGCATCACGTCTTCACAGAAGAGACCGATCAAAGTTCTGAACAGAGCCAGCGACACCGTTCCCAACTGAAGGAAGGGAAAAAGGTGGAGGGTTCACTAACAGAGCATGAAGCAGCTGCAGGTGGCGCCACAACTGTGTGAGTGATACCTGGAACGGTGTGTTGACCCTGCTGACCAGCGTGTCAAGGATGTGAACGTTGTcgtgtgtgtgcagcagaatgaaggacaGGAAGGTCTGGAGGAGGGCGGGCTCAGAGATGGAGCGCAGGAACAGATCCAGGTAGGCCGTGGTGGTCATCACCTCTTCCACCGTCAGCTACATACGGAGACACGGCTGATTATCAGCGCAGGGATGGGATTAAACAGGACGTTGGCCTGTCGAGTTTTACAATAGCGAAACAGAACAGCTTTTCTATACGTGCTGGTCCTGAGGGTCAAAGCACGACAACAAAACCGAAAACAACACAACATTTAACCAAAAGAACGACCCAGAAGTTCACCGTATTTCACAAAAACCCAAAGGACTGTTCTGGAAACGCGAGTTCAAATGCGCTGTTTCGTAAAACAAAAAATCTTCCAAAGAGGATACATAAAAGcggaaaatgttttttcttgattttcttCGTTCAGCGTTGTGTTTTCtagcttttcttttgttttttttctgccatgTTTTCAGTTGCGTTGCTGTGACTTTGTGAGATCTTTAGTTTGTTGCCTGATTTCTGCTCCTCTTCTCCGCTTTGCAGTTCAGGTTTTTGTTGTCATCCCTGTGATGACATGTTTCATTTTTTGTTGTGCTGTTTTCTGTTGCGTTTTAAGAGGCGTTTCGATGTCACATTGTCTGTTTAGTCGTTTCCCCTTCGGCAGTTGTGTTTTGTGatgttttgttgtcttttgtTTCCGAAAACTTGTGTTTTCTGAGACGTTGGAATTTTCAGTTGTAAGGTTTTATATCGGTTGTTCTGTTTCTGGGGATTTTCGCTTAAATTGTGTAATTGTGTGTTCTGCTTTATTTATATTACAGGAAATGCAGTGTTTTCTGTTCTGTTGCTGGGTTTTCGGAGGGGTGTGCTACGAAGCAAAAATAACGACTTGGAGAGgtatgtagagccaaaaatgtcGGCGATTTCAGCGTCATGGTAACTGAGGCAGAACTCACAACCAGCTTCGGAGCAGTTTGTGTTCAGGGTTTTGgattaaattgtctta containing:
- the LOC142369152 gene encoding FHF complex subunit HOOK-interacting protein 1A-like isoform X1: MMASVVVGGNRKKSLTLRGVDPETCMIVFKNHWAQVVKILEKHEPSRSSTGALSFLSGHHGNSSSGPLRLGPIPADEASAVQNYVEHMLFLLMEEEAGQGGAMGPILEFVVLEGVMERLFLWSLRRQFTEDMKLEQLRMYQMLLSQAKQPLLHHKPILRPLMMLLASCAGAATDSGGVVEAELVLLLNQLCVALVKDPSVLELFFHTSEDQGAANFLLFSLLIPYTHRQGLVGQQARDALLLIMSLSASEARVAQHIAENTYFCPVLATGLSGLYSSLPARLQVYSEDWHCLDRGDWQQVPALVHFLHSLNFCSAVTKVAHPSIRSQLLNYIYNGFLVPVLAPALHKLTVEEVMTTTAYLDLFLRSISEPALLQTFLSFILLHTHDNVHILDTLVSRVNTPFQLGTVSLALFRTLIGLFCEDVMLQLVFRYLIPCSHLSRTQRCSLNLRDCYSSSTTSFLLLMPSWCPVYFQNTNTHSEHIHLPKAAGQCNQYARNMRGNFQRKLQPNLTFCMFLSDLSVSDSVGYCRGSDFLMDVNYLQYLWDARQAISTSHRACRFWSAPYDGIDPPPQEYRSDTPGDDIEDEEELIQRVKSNSICSLAITPPPSALSPTPSSDTVSISNQTGRGSSALELEWDDIFADEDVSLSVALNAALANGSFAAEADRCSFSPAPQPLLPRHIQEMRRSATKLVRGSYVEESEFQDDVLVYDLVAKKDTKVAILERIKAANRRSHGSFSKGQQVSMAVTSTMSTMLTTTGRTVIETVNSIMSSRRRSEDGGREERRRSEDYNKMLRRKSEGCGKELGKTKEEGEDDMKRTVRQGEPHLFTNGFHAKDDIIDKFDDVDEDIEPLKQNFNLNDITACVGHMHTTHQQHTHHSTQPTPCLETKSLPNGHYEPEPHELCLSSTNAKRPTLPDKKVTKKNDFLSQYYELMLSLGVEPEPDDITDDIGAFRSRVRELRRKLEEEKEELGNGTGFSFSWDDAGDEEETEAMEEEEEEQERKSCGKYGVPFTGPFISVLLSRLENLLENTIAVNLLVTGILAQLASYPQPLLRSFLLSTDSHNQPSVRTLYQVLVSVHAQIERYVADRPDYPTLVTQAWRFLLAKDQDAKFRECLQSQGGDFILDPSLPNGSMKNALPLPPLSVLPPCPTIPPPAKSRVFAIVLFAEFLKELAATAQEHSIAPDCCSEE
- the LOC142369152 gene encoding FHF complex subunit HOOK-interacting protein 1A-like isoform X2 — protein: MMASVVVGGNRKKSLTLRGVDPETCMIVFKNHWAQVVKILEKHEPSRSSTGALSFLSGHHGNSSSGPLRLGPIPADEASAVQNYVEHMLFLLMEEEAGQGGAMGPILEFVVLEGVMERLFLWSLRRQFTEDMKLEQLRMYQMLLSQAKQPLLHHKPILRPLMMLLASCAGAATDSGGVVEAELVLLLNQLCVALVKDPSVLELFFHTSEDQGAANFLLFSLLIPYTHRQGLVGQQARDALLLIMSLSASEARVAQHIAENTYFCPVLATGLSGLYSSLPARLQVYSEDWHCLDRGDWQQVPALVHFLHSLNFCSAVTKVAHPSIRSQLLNYIYNGFLVPVLAPALHKLTVEEVMTTTAYLDLFLRSISEPALLQTFLSFILLHTHDNVHILDTLVSRVNTPFQLGTVSLALFRTLIGLFCEDVMLQLVFRYLIPCSHLSRTQRCSLNLRDCYSSSTTSFLLLMPSWCPVYFQNTNTHSEHIHLPKAADLSVSDSVGYCRGSDFLMDVNYLQYLWDARQAISTSHRACRFWSAPYDGIDPPPQEYRSDTPGDDIEDEEELIQRVKSNSICSLAITPPPSALSPTPSSDTVSISNQTGRGSSALELEWDDIFADEDVSLSVALNAALANGSFAAEADRCSFSPAPQPLLPRHIQEMRRSATKLVRGSYVEESEFQDDVLVYDLVAKKDTKVAILERIKAANRRSHGSFSKGQQVSMAVTSTMSTMLTTTGRTVIETVNSIMSSRRRSEDGGREERRRSEDYNKMLRRKSEGCGKELGKTKEEGEDDMKRTVRQGEPHLFTNGFHAKDDIIDKFDDVDEDIEPLKQNFNLNDITACVGHMHTTHQQHTHHSTQPTPCLETKSLPNGHYEPEPHELCLSSTNAKRPTLPDKKVTKKNDFLSQYYELMLSLGVEPEPDDITDDIGAFRSRVRELRRKLEEEKEELGNGTGFSFSWDDAGDEEETEAMEEEEEEQERKSCGKYGVPFTGPFISVLLSRLENLLENTIAVNLLVTGILAQLASYPQPLLRSFLLSTDSHNQPSVRTLYQVLVSVHAQIERYVADRPDYPTLVTQAWRFLLAKDQDAKFRECLQSQGGDFILDPSLPNGSMKNALPLPPLSVLPPCPTIPPPAKSRVFAIVLFAEFLKELAATAQEHSIAPDCCSEE